From the genome of Syngnathoides biaculeatus isolate LvHL_M chromosome 15, ASM1980259v1, whole genome shotgun sequence:
AGCCTCGTTGCCACAACAACCGACATTCATCCCACCAACTGGAATGGACTTCCTACTGTCCCGTTTCCATGGTAACACAAGCCATCCCACAGGCAACGCCGCTACCAATCGGTCAGCATCGCGTGCGGCGGCCACGTACCTGCGGCGTCAACCCGCTGAGCGCCGGATCGGACCGGGTCGTCCGGCGAGCGGCCCGTGACAGCGCCGAGGGGCCCCCGCAGCGCCGGATTCCGCGACCGACCGCGAGGACAATGTGCGCCGGcgagaaaaacaaaacggtCGGCGGCGATCAGCCCGCTGACCTCGAGCTCCGGACGGCCGTCGCGCAGGACCGCCGTCTTGCCCGGACCGCTCGCACTGGCCAAGTTCTGCCTGCGAGAGACCACAGAAGTCAAGTCGCCGCCAAGTCACACGAGCAGCTTTTCGTGTACCTGTGGAGGGCGTCCGGCGGCTGCTGAAGCAGATCCTGCGAACACTCCCGCGTTCGTCATTTACATTAGTTCATCGTCATCTTTGCGGTCCAAAAGGATTTGCTCACTGGCCTCAACTCTCATATGAATCGAAGCGGCGTCcgtcttctaccgcttatcccaGGTCGGGTCACGGAGACGCCCGGACGTCGCTTTGGCGAGGGGATTCTGGGTCGTCCCCGATCAGGTGCCCGGCCCGACTCACCCGGCCGGGGCTGCTTCCCACCCcatcgctaagggagagcccggagaccCTGCGGATTTCGCCCGCTTATATGCAGAATCCCATCAACAAGAGCCGGCAGGGTCTGCTTTCAGAACGGTGCAGCACTGCTTCGAATCCGATGGGAGTTGAGGCACGTGAGCCAATACTTGTGGGAATATCGTGCAGGTCACGCGACGCCTACCTCGCCTTTTGCAGGTGCCGCGGCGCCGCCGCTCGTACTGAGGTCGTCCCCCGGCTTAGCGGACGGCGCCCGCGCCCCCTGGCGGGCGCCGGACGCACCGCGGGAGCCGCTCTGCGGAGGCTCGAGCAGCTGAACTTTCACCTCCCGCCTCTGGGGGGCGCTGAGGGAGCTGAGCGGCACCCGTCGCAAACACATCAGTGAAgcaacaaagaacaaaaggaAGCCTGTGGCGAGGACCGCGGGGCTCACCGCTGCTTGAGGGCCGCCAGCACGGCCCCCCGAGACCCCAACTCAAAATGGGAGGTAAGGAGGTCGTGACCTGCAAGGTACAATGAAATGGCTCGCGTGTAAAACCAAATTTGGATTGATGGGGAATCCTTGCCGAGGACTCAGTCGAGAAATGTCAGAGcgggacaaacaaacaaacaaacaaaaaaaaaaaaaacgttcacaCTGCAGGTCAATTCCGACTGTCAACACGCGAGTGCAATATGGACGCCGGCGGGGTTTACGACACCTCAACTGCTCAACAAAACAGAtttgccgcaaaaaaaaaaaaaaaaaagctgtcggTGGGCAAAAGACACAAAGACCATGTGGACCGGCTCTCAAAAATCCAAATCCTTGCAAGTGCGCCGAGGGCGGTCATACAATTTACGGTTCAACCGGAAGACGCTGACGAGTTTTGGGGTGTCCCGTTTCGACATTCCCGCTGCACTCGCCGTGGTCGTCCCAGAATATCGCACGACTGCGCGTCCATCTCTCGAGGCCTCGGCGCCCCGCGCCCAATTTTCCGCGGACTGGACTTATCGCTCTATGAGTCGGCAATCAAACTGCACAAGTGGCCCATCATTGTCAGATTTGCAGCAAGTCTTGGTTAGTCTGTGAAAAGTTCATTCTGAGGATGTCGATGAAGGCGACACTTACAAGGACAGAATCATTAAAACGCTAACGTGAATGGAAATTACAGACGTCGTCTTCTGTCGTGCCCGATGGAAAGTGCGAAAAATCCAAATGAGGCTTCGGCCCTGCAGCGTGAACGTCGCCTGAACCAGCGAAACGGGAAACGGGTGCAATTTTGGAACTGGGACTGGGACTGGGACTGGGAGTGAGCATTGTAGTCCATTTCAATCAGACGAAAACGGTTGAAGGAAAGGACAAATGTCGCATACAAAAATACTTGACTCCATCCCAACTTCAGCGCGGTCCTTCATTCACATCCAAAAAGTAGCGCCATTCTTTCGCTCGCTCACCGGCTTGAGAGGTGGCCGGCGTCCGACGAGGAGCTCCTCGGCGCGGTTTCGGGCGTCTGGAACTGCGCGGGGGCACGCCGCTCATCTTCTGAATGGTCAAACGGACCTGCCCGTGGGCCGGTTCGGCGTCGGACCCGGTTCCGTCCACGCTCATGGCCGAAGTCTGGAGTTCCCGCTCAAAGTGACACGACCGCGAAAGCTCCGCCAGGACACGTTTACGTCCGCAAAATGGCGTTTGGGACGTTTCGATGTTGCGCCTTCGACCGGAAAGACGCACCTGCGGTGACCAAACTCGGGAAAGAAAAAACGTGAAAGCGTCAAAAGTCCGCAACAGTCGATTGTTGCGGACTTCCGGCTTCCGGCTTCCGCTCCCGGCCAAAGATCCCGCTTCACCGAAAACCGCCGAGACGTCTCACTCGGATTGACATCGGTGACCGGAGCTGAGTCGCAAAAATCAACCGCGATTTTCATACAACTGTGAAGTCCGAATGTCTACACGAACGTagtttagaaaaatattttcatcgtaaaaaaaaaaaaactgttcggtATCCGAAGATATTTTCGCGGCGCATAATTTGCCGTTTTCGCCACAAAGTTACATCCTTTTCCACTTTCTTTCTGTGGGGATCGTTTTGGCCATCTGGACACGCGCGTGCACGCGATCCCGAACAAAAGCAACATCTCATCTCGATTTGGATTGGACGCGCTCGCCTACTTCCGGTGTGTCCTTCGTCCTTCCTTCCGTCGAGTCAAGTTCGAAACCAGGTGAGGAGGAAAGTGTGCCGAATCGCGACGACCAGGCGAGCCACAAGCTATCGCAAAACTGtagatgtggggggggggaaaaaggtcTCCGGACGAGTCAGTCGGGggaaatgcaataaaaacaaaaccaaaaaaaaaaaggacgctAGTAAAGGCGCTGGGTTAGCATTTAGCAGCGTTAGCCTGGTCCCGCTTCATTCTACTTAACTGTCATTAATGAGTCGACATTTACATGAGTATTTTCTTGGGGGCTAACGGGGCAATAAAACAGTACAGATGCGAGTAATCCAAATCAAACATTGTTGTGTCCTCGTAATCAAGATCGCGACGAGAGTTCTCTCCCGTTGTCCGGAATGGCCGTTCAAGTGTCCGAGTCGGACCAGATCAAGCAGGTCAGTGAACGTCTCGCGCGCGGATTCGAACACATCTCGAGGGTCGCTGTAGCGACGTCACGTCTCCTTTCAGTTCAAAGAATTCCTCGGGACGTACAACAAGTTGACGGAAAACTGCTTCATGGACTGCGTCAAGGATCTGACCAGCCGGGAGGTCCGGCCCGAGGAGGTACCGTCCGGGTCGCTCTTGCGCCGTCGCCTTCGCTTCACGTTGGTTCACCTCgacttcgtcgtcgtcgtgttCCCCGCCAGGCGAGCTGCTCCGAGTCGTGTCTCCAGAAGTACCTGAAGATGACGCAGCGGATCTCCATGCGCTTCCAGGAGTACCACATCCAGCAGAACGAGGCGCTGGCGGCCAAAGCCGGGGTGCTGACCCAGCCCCGATGACCCCAAACAATCAAATTGGGATGCGTAATATCCAAAAACTTTATTGGAAACCGCTGCCGCCTGACAGAGGCGTACAAAGTCTTTTCTCGTAAAAATATTAGAAatcattctttacattttcgCCCACATCTTATTTACACAAAAGTTCATGAGCCAAACGGGAAACGGGAGGAAGCGAGCGGGCCACAAAATGTCTCACGACGTCGTCTTGAAGTGAGGAACCTGTTGGAAATAAAACTTCCaaagtacttttttcttttcaatacaTTTCCTCACcgcaatacaacacaaaagaaaacatcttgTAATTATTGGTCAACTTGTTTTTCTTACCAAAATAGCTTCTGTCatagaaaagttaaaaaaaaaaaaacaaacccttttttttctttttacttcaaaTATTTGTGTCGACCTTTTGCATAAGCAGCCGCTT
Proteins encoded in this window:
- the timm9 gene encoding mitochondrial import inner membrane translocase subunit Tim9 → MAVQVSESDQIKQFKEFLGTYNKLTENCFMDCVKDLTSREVRPEEASCSESCLQKYLKMTQRISMRFQEYHIQQNEALAAKAGVLTQPR